CTTTAATATTGCCTTGTGAGAGCAGTGATAATGATATCCATGACGCAATGAGTATTATTGAAGAATATCATATAGATTACCGAAATATTGATCTTACCCAAATATATCAACAGTTATTGTCGCATATTGATATTGATACCACTTATGATAATAAAATAGCCAGAGCTAACATTAAACCAAGATTAAGAATGATAGTACTTTATTATTTTGCCAGTATGCTTGGGTATTTAGTTGTGGGAACAGGAAACAAAAGTGAAATTTCTATTGGTTATTTCACTAAATATGGTGATGGTGGCGTTGATATTCTTCCTTTAGGAAATATTTTAAAAAGCGAGATCTTTGAAATAGCTAAATTTTTAGCAATACCTCAAAGTATAATTTCCAAAACTCCTTCAGCGGGTTTATGGAAAAATCAGACTGATGAACAAGAAATGGGTTTTAGCTATGAACAATTAGATTATTTTCTTAAATATGGGAAATTACAGGATCAGGAGATAGAAAAAGCTATTAAAAGAATGAAAAGATTAAGTGTTCATAAACGAAATATACCTTCTGCCCCAAAATTTTAATCTATGGGGTACATACTTCAAATAACAAATAAATCAAAGAAAAATCTATTACTAAATTATTTACAATATATTCAGTGATTGAAACGGTTTTTTTTATATGCTAAAATAAAAAAAACTTTAAAGGGGAAAACCTTATGTCAGGACATTCTAAATGGAGTACCATTAAGAGAAAAAAAGGTAAAGCTGATGCTGAGAGGGGTAAATTATTTGGTAAAATTAATCGACTTATTTCTGTTGCAGCACGACATGGTTCCGATCCGGAAACAAATTCTGACTTACGAAATGCCATACAATTAGCTAGAGAAAATAATATGCCTAATGATACTGTTGAACGAGCAATAAAAAGAGGTACTGGTGAGATTGATGGAGTATCATATGAAGAAGTTATATATGAAGGTTATGGGCCTGGTGGGGTAGCTGTACTAGTAAAAGTACTCACCGATAATCGGAACAGAACTGTTTCCGAAATAAGGAGAATTTTTTCCAAACATGGAGGAAATCTTGGTTCTTCTGGCTGTGTTGCCTGGATTTTTTTTCAAAAGGCTTATTTCTTATTCGATAGAGCGAAAGTAGACCAGGATAAGATACTTGATTTAGCCTTAGAAGTAGAGGTAGATGATATTGAGATTGATGAAAAAAATGTTGAAGTTACTTTATCTCCTACCGAATTTGAAAAATTTAAGAAATTATTGGAAAAAAATCAGGTAGAATACTCCCTAGCGGAAATTACTATGATTCCCCAGACCACTGTAGATTTAGAAGGGAAAAAAGCAGAACAAATGTTAAATCTGATGGAGCAATTAGAAGATCATGATGATGTACAAAATGTATATGCTAATTTCAATATTGATGATAAAATCATTGAAGAACTTACAGCAGGATAGGGGAAGAATTTGGTTATTTTAGGTATTGATCCAGGTCTTAACCATACTGGCTATGGATTAGTTGAAATTCAAAAAGATAAAATAAGAGCTATCAAATATGGATGTATTGTTAATAATATAAGCGAAACCTTAACTGAGAAGATAAAAAAAATACATTTAGAGATAGATGATCTTATTAAAACTTATTCTCCTCAAGAAATAGTTCTTGAGGAGATATTTTTTAGTAAAAATACCAGAAGTGCACTCAATGTAGGAAAGGTTGTAGGAGCAGTAGCATTAACTGCTACCTTAGCCGGAATTGATTTTTTTGTTTATACCCCTTTACAGATAAAGCAATCTGTTGTTGGTTATGGCAGAGCCACCAAAAATCAGGTACAGGAAATGGTTAAGGTCTTATTAAAATTATCACAAAAACCTAATTCTGAGCATGCTGCAGATGCTCTGGCGGTAGCCATTTGCCATATTCACAACAGGTATTCATATTAAAATGATACTAGTAAGTTTTAATAAAAACAAATTCAAATAGGAAGAGGTATTTTGAGGGTTTTGGTTTTATATATCTCTGGTGAGGATAAGTATTATGATATCTTCTTTAACAGGAAAGTTGGAATCAATAGAGCTCGGCTCACTTGTTATTAATGTAAATGGAGTTGGTTATTTAGTTCATATTCCGTCAAGTAATAATTTTGATATTAATGAATTTCCTCAGACTATATATACCTATTTATATGTGAGGGAAGATCGTATTGCTTTATATGGTTTTTCAAACAAGAATGAACGAAATTTTTTTAAAATGTTAATTGATACACCTGGAATTGGACCTAAGGTAGCATTGAATATAATCTCTGATATGGGACCGGAACGTTTTCAATTTGCTGTTCTGTCAGAAAATTTAACCACCATAAGCAGTATATCGGGTATCGGTCTAAAATTAGCTAAAAAGATAATCCTGGAGTTAAAGGAGAAATTTAAGCAGTATCATATTGAACAGGATCTGATAGTTAAAGAAGGGAAGCAAGATATTGTAAACGAAGGCATTGAAGCTTTGAAGGGTTTAGGTTATTCTGAGAGAGAAGCAAAACAAAGAATTTTAAAGGTTCTGGAGAAAATATCAAATCAAAGCTCACATAAAATTGAAGATTTAATAAAAGAAGCTTTAAAAAAGTAGGTCGATATTTTTTGGTATTAATATTAATATTTTTATAAAGCACAAATTGAATAAGGATTAATAACAAGGAATTTTTTATCATAGTTAGAAATATTTTAAATGAACTACGAGATAGAGTTATTCAATTATGAATAAAAAAGAAGATTTAATTGAAAAAGATTTAAAAACAGAAGGTTCAGATTCTGAAGTAAATTTAAGGCCGCAAAAATTAATGCATTTTATTGGTCAACAGAATGTAAAGAACAATCTTTCTATTTATATCAAAGCTGCTCTTAAAAGAAATGAGCCGATAGATCATATCTTACTATATGGACCACCTGGATTGGGAAAAACAACATTAGCTAATATAATTGCCAGAGAAATGGGAGTAAATATTAAAATGACTTCTGGCCCAGTTATTGAAAGAGCAGGCGATCTGGCAGCTATTTTAACTAATCTCAAAGAGAAAGATATTTTGTTTATTGATGAAATACACCGCCTTAATAGAGCTGTTGAAGAAATCTTATATCCCGCATTAGAAGACTTTGCTCTGGATATTCTGATTGGTAAAGGTCCTAGTGCTCGATCAATACGTATTGGTTTATCAAAATTTACTTTGATAGGAGCTACTACCAGGACCGGTCTCATAACTTCACCTCTAAGAAGTCGTTTTGGCGTAATCTCTCGAATTGGATATTATAATGAGGAAGAGCTTCATCAGATTATTACCCGTTCATCCACTATTCTGGGAATCAAGGTAGAAGAAGCTGCTTCCAGGGAAATTGCCAAGCGTTCTCGGGGAACACCCAGAATAGCCAATAGATTATTAAAAAGAGTCCGTGATTATGCCCAGATTGAGGGGATGGGAGTTATAAGTAACGAAATAGCTTTTTTTGCTCTGAAAAATATGGGAATTGATGACCAGGGTTTATGCGAAATTGATAAGCGTTTACTTTTAACTATAATGGATAAATTTAAGGGTGGACCGGTGGGGCTGGGAACTCTGGCAGCCTCCTTAAATGAAGATAAAGAAACGATATGTGATGTACATGAACCTTATCTTTTACAGAAAGGATTTTTAACCAGAACTCCTCAAGGAAGAAAAACAACCGAAATGGCTTATCGCTATTTTTACCAGCAAAAATATAAGTTAACTGGAGATGATAATTCAACACTATTCTAAAGGAGAATCCAAAAGAAGATGAATAACCTGAATGCTATTGCTAAAATACTAATTATAACTGGAATAATGATATTAGTTGTTGGCGTACTTTTCTTATTATTGGATAAATTCACTTCTTTTTCTTTTCGCTTACCAGGTGATATCTTGATTCGCAAAAAATATTTTGTATTTTATTTCCCATTAGGATTGTGCATTCTAATAAGTATCTTATTAACATTTCTCTTACGAATTTTTAGGTAATTTATATTTGTTCTGTATCAAGATAGATTAAAGTAAATGGAGTAGGTTTAATGAAACAATTATTGAACAATATTCAAAAAAGTAAAAATCCCAGATTTTACCTGCAGTCTAAATGCATTTTTATCATCGTAATTATTTTTTTAGTGATTAATCTAAAGACAATGGCAGCAATTCCCGTTTTAAGAGTAGGAATATTTATTGATTATAAAGAGATTAACTTGAAAGGTGACAAGGGATTACAGATTTATGAAATACCTACTGGAAAAAGCTTATTGATTCAAAAAGATAACCAATCATTGAAAGTAGTTGCCCAACCACAAGGGATAAAAATTAATAACAATTCTTTCAATGTTAATAAGGGTATTAAGGTGATACCAGCAGGTGAAGGTTTTGTTCAGGTAGAAGATAAAAAATATAGAGGTGAAATTGAAATTAATGTAAATAATTCGCTTCTGAATGTTATAAATGTAGTGGAATTAGAAAAATATCTCTATGGAGTTTTAAAGAAAGAAATATCACCAAATTGGCCTGCTGAAGTGCTAAAAGCCCAGGCTATTGCTGCTAGAACTTTTGCTCTCTCCAATATGGATAAATATATTGATCAGGGTTATAATATCTGTGCTACGACTAGCAGTCAGGAATATGGTGGTGTTTTGTCTGAACATCCTTCCACTAATCAAGCAGTAAATAATACCAGGGGTATCGTTGCAGTATATGAGGGGCAACCTATTAATGCAGTTTATCATTCTGATAGCGGTGGTTATACAGAAAATTGTGAAGATGTATGGGGCGGTTATGTTCCCTATTTGAGAAGTGTTCCTTCAGAATATGAATCTATTGTCTCACCACCTAATCATCATTGGAGCTACTCCATTACAGAAAAGGAATTTTTAGCAAAAATATTGGAGAAGGGTTGGCAATTAAATCATATTGAAGATATTATTATAAGTAAAAAAACAGAAACCGGTAGAGTAAAAGCTATAGATATTGTGGGAGATAATGGGAAAAAGATTGCTCTTAAGGCTAACGATTTTAGATTAATGATAGGCCCTAATTTGATTAGAAGTTCACTATTTAATGTGGAAAGAAAGGGTGGTAACAAAATAGAAGTAAAGTCCGAAAAGAGTAATCCCGAGATAGTAAAAAAAACAGATGAGAATCCTCAAAAAACAGTGAGTGATATTCTTAAGGAAGATAGAGATTTTACCATTACAGAATTAATTGAGTTATTAAATCGACCAAAAAAATTAACAGAACCAAAAGACATCCCATTATCAGCAGTTATAGAAGAGATTCAAGAATCCGGTAATTTAGTCGTTATTTTTAAAGGTAAAGGTAGTGGACATGGGGTTGGGCTTTCTCAGTGGGGAGCTTATGGAATGGCTACACTGGGATTCAGTTATGAAGAAATTTTAAAATATTATTACCAGGGAATCCAATTAACCAGGTTATACTAAAAGATTTTTTGAGGCCTCTAATGGATATTACTATATTTGATTATAATTTATCAAATTGTTTTATTGCCCAGGAGCCACTGGTACAGAGAGACAAAAGCAGATTAATGGTTCTTGATAGAAAAGATGAAAAGATTAAGCATAAGAATTTTTTTCAGATTATTGATTACCTGAAACCGGACGATTTGCTAGTTTTAAATGATAGCAAGGTAGTTCCTGCTCGTTTATTTGGTTATAAGAAGGAAACTGGTGGAAAAGTTGAAGCTTTACTCCTTAATTCCCTGTCTGATTATCGCTGGCAGGCTTTATTAAAACCTGGCAGGAAAGCTTCTCCTGGAACTGAAATAATATTTACTTCACAGTTAGAAGCTATGGTTATTAGCAAGGACGAAGAACAGGGAGTTTTCGTTCTTGATATGAAGACCGAAGGAAATTTTCAAGAAATTTTGCAGAAAATAGGTAAAGTTCCAATCCCGCCTTATATTAAGAAAGAACTGAAAAATCCTACTTGTTATCAAACAGTTTATAGTCGAAGGGAAGGTTCCATAGCAGCACCTACTGCAGGTATTCATTTTACTAAAGAACTTTTAACTAAGATTAAGAAAAAAGGAATTGAGATAATTTATTTAACCTTACATATCGGAAGAGGAACTTTTGAATTAGTAAAAGTTAGCCATGTTGAACAACATAGGATGAAAGAAGAATTGTATACCATAACTTCTGAAAATGCCAAAGCCATTAACCAAGCTCTTTTGGAAAAACGTAGGATTGTAGGAGTGGGAACATCTGTCACCCGTGCTCTGGAATCTGCTTTTATCAATGATAGAATTACGGAAGGTACACGTTGGACTAGTTTATTCATTTATCCGGGTTATTGTTTTAAGGTAATTAATGCTTTAATTACAAATTTCCATCTGCCACGATCTACACCGCTAATGTTAGCATCTGCCTTTGCTGGAAAAGAGTTTCTTTTTAAAGCTTATCAGGTGGCTATGCAGGAAAACTATCGTTTTTATAGTTTTGGAGACTCAATGTTTATTATTTAATTTTTATTATACTAACAATGCTGCCTTCTTTTTATTAGCAATGATTAGATGAAACAGTTTTGCTTAAAAATTAAGATGTGTTAACTTGGATTTTTTTGCGAAGATCCAGGAATAAAGAAATATCGATGAACATATTGGGTGAAAAATAAAAATGTCTATTGAATTTAAGGTTATTAAAGAGATAAATAAAATTAATAATAAAGCGAGACTGGGAATTATTAAGACTGCACATGGTATCGTTGAAACTCCAGTATTTATGCCCGTAGGGACTCAGGCTACTATTAAAGGAATTTTACCTAAAGAAATAAGTGATCTGGGATTTTCTATAATATTATGCAATGCTTATCATCTCTTTTTAAGACCTGGACATCAGCTTATTTTAAAATGTGGTGGATTACACCAATTTATGGGTTGGGATAAAGCAATTCTAACCGATAGTGGAGGATTTCAGGTATTTAGCTTAGGTAAAATAAATAAAATTAACGATGATGGAGTTACATTTCAATCTTATATTGATGGATCAAGACATTTTATTAATCCAGAAAAAGCGATGGAAATTCAGATGGCTTTAGGTTCTGATATTGCCATGGTTTTTGATCAATGTGCACCCTATCCGTCAAATAAATTTGAAACAAAGCTAGCAGCTGAACGGACCTATAAATGGGCAAAGGATTGCCGGAAGTATCATAATCAAAAGGATCAGTCTTTATTTGGAATTATCCAGGGTGGTCTTTTTCAGGATATTCGCAAGGAAAATACCTTCAGGTTAATTGAACTGGATTTTCCAGGATATGCTTTAGGTGGACTGAGCGTAGGAGAACCAAATTCCTTAATGTATGAAATATTGGACACTATAGTCCCGTTATTACCAGCAGAAAAACCAAGATATTTAATGGGAGTGGGAGCACCTGAATCAGTTATAGAGGGAGTTATTAGAGGAATCGATCTATTTGATTGTGTATTGCCGACCAGAAATGGGAGAAACGGCTGTCTCTTTACTCGTAATGGGAAAATATCCATTACTAATGCTATATATAAAGAAGACCTTAATCCACTTGACCAATATTGTCAATGTTATACCTGTCAGAATTTTACTCGTGCTTATTTACGCCACCTTTATATAGCTAAAGAGATGTTAGCTCCAATTTTAGGAACAATTCATAATCTATATTTCATGAATCAACTGATGAAAGAATTAAGAAAGGCGATTTTAGAAGACAATCTAGAATCTTTTCAGAAAATATTTTATGATAATTATTTAGTTCAAGAGAAAAAAACTAAAAATAAAATAAACATAATATATTAATTTAGAAATAGAATCTTAAAATATTTGATAAAAACTAATTAATTAGGTATAATTTAAAGGAATTAAAAAAAGAAAGGTGTGGATTTAATAAATGAATCAAGGAATTCAGCAATTTTTACCTTTAATAATAATATTTGCCATTTTTTATTTTATTCTGATTCGTCCTCAACAACAAAGGCAGAAAAAACATAAAGAAATGTTAGATAGCTTGAAAGTAGGGGATAAAGTAATTACTATCGGTGGGATTTTTGGTATTATCAGAGAAATAAAAGGCGATGTATTTACTTTGGAAATTTCTAAAGATGTTAAAATAAATACTACTAGAAACGCTATTGGTTCAAGAAGAGAAAACTAAAACCCCAGGAATAACTGAAGGGAAGGACTTAAGGGCAGGTTTAAAACCTGCCCTTCTTCTTATTTTGCTTTCCTTATTAAATTAGAAAAAGTAATCAAATATTTTTATGGTCAGAGCATGATAGATGTCAAATAAATTGACAGGAGAATTTCTTTGATATTATAATCATATGGTTTTGTATTACCAGAAATATTTTCTTTTACTTTAAAGAGCAACTTTTCTGCATCATTATTAATTAAAAAATAGTTAACTATAGACAATAAGTCATATATATCGATAAAAATTATTAATTGAAGCTCTGTATTCAAAGCTCATTTAATTTACAACCTATACAGTATATTGGTCACTAATTAAAAATATTTAATATCAAAGTACAAAGAGAATAAATTAAAGAATATTATCAAAGAAAATTATAAAATTAAGGGTAATAACTACCCTTATGTTTAGAGGAGTTATTTAAATATGAAACAGTTAAGAATATTAAGATTAGCATTTATTATTCTGGTTATAGGAATTGCCCTGTTTTATGTCTTTCCTTTAGATAAAAATATTAATCTGGGTCTTGACTTACAGGGTGGTTCTCATATTGTTTTAGAATGCGTTGATTCACCAAATGCACCAGTCGATAGTGATGCAGTGAACAGAGTAATAGAAATTATTACCAATCGAATTAATCCGGAAGGAGTGAAAGAGCCAATCATACAACGTCAGGGAGAAAGAAGAATTCTAGTACAGTTGCCCGGGATGGATGATCCCCAGGAGGCAGAGAACCTTATTGGCAAGACTGCTTTATTGGAATTTAAAGATGAAAGCGGTGAAACATTGTTAACCGGAGCTTACTTGAAGAATGCTCAAACATCTTTTGATCGATTTGGTAGACCCAATGTTATACTTGAGTTCGATGAAGAAGGAGCAAAATTGTTTGAACAGGCTACAGTTAGAAATGTAGGGAAAATATTGGCTATTACTCTCGATGGACAGGAAATTTCAACTCCTGTAGTACAAGAGCCAATTCCCAGTGGGGAAGCTTCTATTGTAGGTCAGTTCACTGTAGAGGAAGCACAGAGATTGGCATTATTACTGAGAAGTGGTGCTCTGCCAGTAGAGGTTAGAATTTTAGAAAACCGTTCGGTTGGACCGACTCTGGGAAGAGACTCTATTAACCGCAGTTTAAAAGCGGGAATTATAGGTTTAAGTTTGATACTCATATTTATGGTTATTTTCTATAAAGGATTCGGCCTTATTGCTGATCTGGCATTATCAATATGTATGCTACTAATAATGGGAGCGATGGCAATATTGAATGCCACCTTAACCTTGCCAGGTATAGCTGGTATTATTCTAACTATTGGAATGGCAGTAGATGCCAATATATTGATATTTGAGAGAATAAAAGAAGAATTACAAATGGATAAAACATTCAGGGCTTCTATTGAAGCTGGCTTTTCTAAGGCATTCAGAACGATTTTCGATTCCAATGTTACTACATTAATTGCGGCAATTGCTCTTCTTTATTTTGGCAGTGGTCCCATTAGAGGATTTGCCGTTACTTTAAGTATTGGTATTGTAGTTAGTATGTTTACCGCAATTGTAGTAACTAAGTTGATTCTAGAATTAATAGGGCAGCACTTTTCTAAGAACGCTTTAGTTTAATATTGTATATTGGAGGAT
This portion of the Atribacterota bacterium genome encodes:
- the nadE gene encoding NAD(+) synthase, with translation MEKNIPSKVKLIQKRVEKIIIWIKKRVQVAGKKGVIYGLSGGIDSAVVAVLCQKAFPENTMALILPCESSDNDIHDAMSIIEEYHIDYRNIDLTQIYQQLLSHIDIDTTYDNKIARANIKPRLRMIVLYYFASMLGYLVVGTGNKSEISIGYFTKYGDGGVDILPLGNILKSEIFEIAKFLAIPQSIISKTPSAGLWKNQTDEQEMGFSYEQLDYFLKYGKLQDQEIEKAIKRMKRLSVHKRNIPSAPKF
- a CDS encoding YebC/PmpR family DNA-binding transcriptional regulator, whose translation is MSGHSKWSTIKRKKGKADAERGKLFGKINRLISVAARHGSDPETNSDLRNAIQLARENNMPNDTVERAIKRGTGEIDGVSYEEVIYEGYGPGGVAVLVKVLTDNRNRTVSEIRRIFSKHGGNLGSSGCVAWIFFQKAYFLFDRAKVDQDKILDLALEVEVDDIEIDEKNVEVTLSPTEFEKFKKLLEKNQVEYSLAEITMIPQTTVDLEGKKAEQMLNLMEQLEDHDDVQNVYANFNIDDKIIEELTAG
- the ruvC gene encoding crossover junction endodeoxyribonuclease RuvC, translating into MVILGIDPGLNHTGYGLVEIQKDKIRAIKYGCIVNNISETLTEKIKKIHLEIDDLIKTYSPQEIVLEEIFFSKNTRSALNVGKVVGAVALTATLAGIDFFVYTPLQIKQSVVGYGRATKNQVQEMVKVLLKLSQKPNSEHAADALAVAICHIHNRYSY
- the ruvA gene encoding Holliday junction branch migration protein RuvA, translated to MISSLTGKLESIELGSLVINVNGVGYLVHIPSSNNFDINEFPQTIYTYLYVREDRIALYGFSNKNERNFFKMLIDTPGIGPKVALNIISDMGPERFQFAVLSENLTTISSISGIGLKLAKKIILELKEKFKQYHIEQDLIVKEGKQDIVNEGIEALKGLGYSEREAKQRILKVLEKISNQSSHKIEDLIKEALKK
- the ruvB gene encoding Holliday junction branch migration DNA helicase RuvB — encoded protein: MNKKEDLIEKDLKTEGSDSEVNLRPQKLMHFIGQQNVKNNLSIYIKAALKRNEPIDHILLYGPPGLGKTTLANIIAREMGVNIKMTSGPVIERAGDLAAILTNLKEKDILFIDEIHRLNRAVEEILYPALEDFALDILIGKGPSARSIRIGLSKFTLIGATTRTGLITSPLRSRFGVISRIGYYNEEELHQIITRSSTILGIKVEEAASREIAKRSRGTPRIANRLLKRVRDYAQIEGMGVISNEIAFFALKNMGIDDQGLCEIDKRLLLTIMDKFKGGPVGLGTLAASLNEDKETICDVHEPYLLQKGFLTRTPQGRKTTEMAYRYFYQQKYKLTGDDNSTLF
- a CDS encoding DUF2905 domain-containing protein, translated to MNNLNAIAKILIITGIMILVVGVLFLLLDKFTSFSFRLPGDILIRKKYFVFYFPLGLCILISILLTFLLRIFR
- a CDS encoding SpoIID/LytB domain-containing protein codes for the protein MKQLLNNIQKSKNPRFYLQSKCIFIIVIIFLVINLKTMAAIPVLRVGIFIDYKEINLKGDKGLQIYEIPTGKSLLIQKDNQSLKVVAQPQGIKINNNSFNVNKGIKVIPAGEGFVQVEDKKYRGEIEINVNNSLLNVINVVELEKYLYGVLKKEISPNWPAEVLKAQAIAARTFALSNMDKYIDQGYNICATTSSQEYGGVLSEHPSTNQAVNNTRGIVAVYEGQPINAVYHSDSGGYTENCEDVWGGYVPYLRSVPSEYESIVSPPNHHWSYSITEKEFLAKILEKGWQLNHIEDIIISKKTETGRVKAIDIVGDNGKKIALKANDFRLMIGPNLIRSSLFNVERKGGNKIEVKSEKSNPEIVKKTDENPQKTVSDILKEDRDFTITELIELLNRPKKLTEPKDIPLSAVIEEIQESGNLVVIFKGKGSGHGVGLSQWGAYGMATLGFSYEEILKYYYQGIQLTRLY
- the queA gene encoding tRNA preQ1(34) S-adenosylmethionine ribosyltransferase-isomerase QueA; the encoded protein is MDITIFDYNLSNCFIAQEPLVQRDKSRLMVLDRKDEKIKHKNFFQIIDYLKPDDLLVLNDSKVVPARLFGYKKETGGKVEALLLNSLSDYRWQALLKPGRKASPGTEIIFTSQLEAMVISKDEEQGVFVLDMKTEGNFQEILQKIGKVPIPPYIKKELKNPTCYQTVYSRREGSIAAPTAGIHFTKELLTKIKKKGIEIIYLTLHIGRGTFELVKVSHVEQHRMKEELYTITSENAKAINQALLEKRRIVGVGTSVTRALESAFINDRITEGTRWTSLFIYPGYCFKVINALITNFHLPRSTPLMLASAFAGKEFLFKAYQVAMQENYRFYSFGDSMFII
- the tgt gene encoding tRNA guanosine(34) transglycosylase Tgt gives rise to the protein MSIEFKVIKEINKINNKARLGIIKTAHGIVETPVFMPVGTQATIKGILPKEISDLGFSIILCNAYHLFLRPGHQLILKCGGLHQFMGWDKAILTDSGGFQVFSLGKINKINDDGVTFQSYIDGSRHFINPEKAMEIQMALGSDIAMVFDQCAPYPSNKFETKLAAERTYKWAKDCRKYHNQKDQSLFGIIQGGLFQDIRKENTFRLIELDFPGYALGGLSVGEPNSLMYEILDTIVPLLPAEKPRYLMGVGAPESVIEGVIRGIDLFDCVLPTRNGRNGCLFTRNGKISITNAIYKEDLNPLDQYCQCYTCQNFTRAYLRHLYIAKEMLAPILGTIHNLYFMNQLMKELRKAILEDNLESFQKIFYDNYLVQEKKTKNKINIIY
- the yajC gene encoding preprotein translocase subunit YajC, producing the protein MNQGIQQFLPLIIIFAIFYFILIRPQQQRQKKHKEMLDSLKVGDKVITIGGIFGIIREIKGDVFTLEISKDVKINTTRNAIGSRREN
- the secD gene encoding protein translocase subunit SecD produces the protein MKQLRILRLAFIILVIGIALFYVFPLDKNINLGLDLQGGSHIVLECVDSPNAPVDSDAVNRVIEIITNRINPEGVKEPIIQRQGERRILVQLPGMDDPQEAENLIGKTALLEFKDESGETLLTGAYLKNAQTSFDRFGRPNVILEFDEEGAKLFEQATVRNVGKILAITLDGQEISTPVVQEPIPSGEASIVGQFTVEEAQRLALLLRSGALPVEVRILENRSVGPTLGRDSINRSLKAGIIGLSLILIFMVIFYKGFGLIADLALSICMLLIMGAMAILNATLTLPGIAGIILTIGMAVDANILIFERIKEELQMDKTFRASIEAGFSKAFRTIFDSNVTTLIAAIALLYFGSGPIRGFAVTLSIGIVVSMFTAIVVTKLILELIGQHFSKNALV